AAATACAGTTCATTACAAATATAGTGGCCCCATGTTTATAAATGCTTAGATAATAGTCCActagaaaaagaaactgataGTTGCTTGCACCTCTACATAGAAGCACTGTGAATCCAGCAGCCTCATTTGTAGACTGATGCAAGTGTTTTATTGGTGACTCAAATATTATGAACAGCTTTGCCGAAGTAGcagcattttctaaaataataaagaatgacaTTCCTTTGTTTTATGATGGTTACACTTCTGGAAAATTCAGTATGGACAGTCTCCGACTTAAGAATTTtcgacttggccgggcgcggtggctcaagcctgtaatcccagcactttgggaggccgagacgggcggatcacgaggtcagaagatcgagaccatcctggctaatacggtgaaaccccgtctctactaaaaaatgcaaaaaactagccaggcgaggtggcgggcgcctgtagtcccagctactcgggaggctgaggcaggagaatggcgtaaacccgggaggcggagcttgcagtgagctgagatccggccattgcactccagcctgggtgacagagcgagactccgtctcaaaaaaaaaaaaaaaaaaaaaaaaagaattttcgaCTTTAGGATGGTGTGAAAGCGATAcccattcagtagaaactgtacttaaGGTTTTgcattttgatcttttcctggcCTAGTGATAATGTGGTACAGTACACTCTTGTGATGCTGGGCAGTGGCAGCGAGCCACAGCTCCCATCACGGGAGTGAACAACCCATCCTCTACTGTGTACTGTGTTGTCAGCTTTTTTGGatattgtgttttgtgttttcacaTTCCATCATGTCtacaaaatgtccatcagtgtcTCCTGTTTCTGGTGAGATAAAGAAGAGGAAGGCAATTACTCTTGAAACGAAACTCAAGATAATTGCCCAGCATGAAGGTGGCAAGCCAGTAATGGCCATTGCATGTGAGTTAGGACTTTCGCAATCCACGATTTCAACCATCTTAAAGGATAAGAAGCGAATCAGTGATGCAGCGAAATCGTCAGCATCAGTTAAATCCACTGTCATCACAAAGAAAAGGGCTGGACCGATTGATGATATGGAAAAATTACTTGTTATGTGGATGGAAGACCAGGTACAGAAGCGCATACCACTCAGCCTACTGATGATCCAGGCTAAGGCAAGAAGTCTTTTTAATATGCTAAAAGACCGTGCCAATGATcctacatatacataaatatttaaagcaagtCATGGATGGTTCCAGCGCTTCAAAAGGCGTCATAATTTTCACAATGTAAAGATCAGTGGTGAGGCAACACGTGCTGGTAATGAAGGTGCCATAGCTTTTAAGGAACAGCTGCATGGGATAATTGTGGCTGAAGATCTTTGCAATAAGGAGCTGATTGcactggaggaagaaagaagtaaaggagtTGAGGCAGTGGAAGAAGTTATACCCACGGCACCTAGAAAGTTCACAGCAAAGAAACTGGCAGAGGCATTTGCTGCTATCAGCAGCGGCCTACAGATGTTAGAAGAAATGGACGTCAAATTATGAGAGATTCGCCACAGTTGACAGGCAGATACAGGATGCTCTTGCTtgctacagagaaatatataatgaaaagaaacaagcTGTACAGTCAAAACTTGGTGTCTTCCTGAAGAACAACACTATGCTTGCTAAACCGTCAACTAGTGTTGATGTCCCAATGCCTTCTACCACCTATTCTCGATGTTcatcagaagagagagaaattgaggACCCTATTACATCCCCATCATCCAGCAATTAATTCATTTCAGTGCTTCAAACATTTTTCAGGACCACTGTGCTTTCAGCTGTGTACATTAATGgtgagtacccatacaaccattctgttttccactttcagtacagtattcaataaattacaggAGATATTCAACACTATTATAACATAGTCTTGTGTTAGATGACTTTTGTCCAACTGTAGGCttatgtaagtgttctgagcacatttaaggtaggctaggctaagtcATGATGTTCtgtaggtgtattaaatgcatttttggctTACGATATTTTCAATTAATTGGGATATAACCCCATGGGAAATTGAGGAGCACCTATACATAGTAAAACtatgcaaaaaatattttgtgttcttaTGTAAAATGATGTTGAGTTCTCATCTATTAAGTTTTTCAGCTGCACTAATGTCCAATGGGACAACTTTTCCTTTTGTAAGATTTTTAGCATCCTTGCTCAGGCTTAGTAAATTTCAGCATCTCACTCCAGGCCCATTAATGTGACAGTGAGGTTCTTCTGAGGGTCACTTATTTGATACCATCTCCATTGAGAACCCAGAACATTGTGAAAACACAGATTAGCACTATATTCCAGGAAAGGGGTGagttatttttggtttctttaaatCTTAGGCATCTTGGTAAAACAGAACATCTCCACAAGACTAAGGGAAGACTGAGGAATACAGTTTTTGAACTTTATGCAACTTTGTTTACATCAAGTTTCAAAATGACCTAAACTGTTTCATGTGGATGCTTGAATCTTTTCTAGTACACTGGTGGTGGGCAAGGGGGTGTTGGAAACAGGGCACAGGCATAAGATCCAAGatgtgttttgcctttttttctagaTGACCTCATTAAGTGTATAGTCAAAATGTTTCTCTGATAAGCCTATACCTCTGTAAGTTGTTACTGCCGGATAGTGATAACTGTTTTCCTTTCCCTTAAGATGCCCTCCAAATCCTTGGTTATGGAATATTTGGCTCATCCCAGTGCACTCGGCTTGGCTATTGGAGTTGCTTGTGGCGTGTGTCTGGGCTGGAGCCTCCGAGTACGCTTTGGGATGCTCCCCAAAAGCAAGACGAGCAAGACACACACAGATACTGAAAGTGAAGCAAGCATCTTGGGAGAGAGTGGGGAGTACAAGATGATTCTTGTGGTTCGAAATGACTTAAAGATGGGAAAAGGGAAAGTGGCTGCCCAGTGCTCTCATGCTGCTGTTTCAGCCTACAAGCAGATTCAAAGAAGAAATCCTGAAATGCTCAAGCAATGGGAATACTGTGGCCAGCCCAAGGTGGTGGTCAAAGCTCCTGATGAAGAAACCCTGATTGCATTATTGGCCCAtgcgaaaatgctgggattgacTGTAAGTTTAATTCAAGATGCTGGACGTACTCAGATTGCACCAGGCTCTCAAACTGTCCTAGGGATTGGGCCAGGACCAGCAGACCTAATTGACAAAGTCACTGGCCACCTAAAACTTTACTAGGTGGACTTTGATATGACAGTAACCCTTCCATCACAGGTGTTTGAAGCCTGTCAGATTCTAACAAAAGCTGAATTTCTTCACCCAATTTAAATGTtcttaagatgaaaataaaacctATTCCCATGTTCTATGGTTGGCAGTTGTCATCTTGGGCTTAAAAAGAGTAGTTGGTTAAATGGTCTTGGTGGTTCAAGTGAGAGGctgaaacaaatatttaagatgaGAGAAACAGGTCAATACAATTGGATTAAAAGGGAGGAAACAGCATTCCCCTATACATGGTTAGGTCCCTTTGTGTGTTGGTAGCCCTTCCCCGAGACTATGTCCCCCTGGAGGTCGAGGTTCAAGGGTATTCCCACTAGAGGCAAGCTGCAGTTTGTTCCCCTGCTGTCACTTTTTGGGTGACTGATAGCCTACTTTATTAATAGATACGGTCATCCTCAATGGAGTCCCATGGTTTATAACCTGTTTGAATTTTTGTCTAAAGGTTGAGGTTTTATAGCATTGATACAACCTGCTGTGCAGTGTTTCATATTCACCTTCCCTGACTCACACTGGCCAAAGGTTATCAGCAGTGGTTCTAAATCACAGCCTATTAAAGGTTCTCATTTCCCCCCTTTCTTGTAACAATGAAGCCATTGAAACTTGTGGAGTAACCTTATCGACCTTACAGATGGAAATGGGTGGGCCCGAGTAAGAATTTATGGTAACTGTAAAGTGAATGTAGTTTGTCatccctgctagtttttttttttcctagaacttaaagaactAGACAGTTAAGGGTGCCTTTTTTACCTTTTAATCTTTAGATATACTTGATACAATCCTAATAATTACTGTTATACCAGTTACCTAGAATATGAGGCAGAGGGTCCCAACTCCCCAAGCCACAGAGCTTCCTGATAGTCATCTTGttagaaactatttttctttaaagcctTCTTTTAGGAGGATACTGACAGTAATTTCTAAAATCAGTGTATCCCCAAGAACGGTACTGATACCAGGGAGAATTTTGATAATAGGCCCATTTTAAGTGGCTGTACCTCTCTATGGTTAACTGCAATATAAGCAGCATTATAGCACAATTTCAAGGTCTAAGGTCATTGGTGGAATATTGTGGGCAGAACACTAAAGACAGTCTTGAAAGTTCTAATATTTGATTCATTTCATACACTTCGCACAGGCATGCGACAGCACAGGAGAAAAATTGCAACTGTGAATGATGCCACAATAGCAACTATTTCTAAACAGAATGTTTACTGGCTCCAGAAGTGATGCAACAAAATGCAACGTTAGGACTGAGTTGAACTCAGTGCTAAGTGCATGATTCTGGCTCAGGTAATTTCTGAGGTTTGCCTCAGATAGACTGATGGCTCCAAATTCAAAG
The Papio anubis isolate 15944 chromosome 17, Panubis1.0, whole genome shotgun sequence genome window above contains:
- the PTRH2 gene encoding peptidyl-tRNA hydrolase 2, mitochondrial isoform X1, which translates into the protein MSQCLLPPILDVHQKREKLRTLLHPHHPAINSFQCFKHFSGPLCFQLCTLMMPSKSLVMEYLAHPSALGLAIGVACGVCLGWSLRVRFGMLPKSKTSKTHTDTESEASILGESGEYKMILVVRNDLKMGKGKVAAQCSHAAVSAYKQIQRRNPEMLKQWEYCGQPKVVVKAPDEETLIALLAHAKMLGLTVSLIQDAGRTQIAPGSQTVLGIGPGPADLIDKVTGHLKLY
- the PTRH2 gene encoding peptidyl-tRNA hydrolase 2, mitochondrial isoform X2, translated to MVQEEMPSKSLVMEYLAHPSALGLAIGVACGVCLGWSLRVRFGMLPKSKTSKTHTDTESEASILGESGEYKMILVVRNDLKMGKGKVAAQCSHAAVSAYKQIQRRNPEMLKQWEYCGQPKVVVKAPDEETLIALLAHAKMLGLTVSLIQDAGRTQIAPGSQTVLGIGPGPADLIDKVTGHLKLY
- the PTRH2 gene encoding peptidyl-tRNA hydrolase 2, mitochondrial isoform X3 produces the protein MPSKSLVMEYLAHPSALGLAIGVACGVCLGWSLRVRFGMLPKSKTSKTHTDTESEASILGESGEYKMILVVRNDLKMGKGKVAAQCSHAAVSAYKQIQRRNPEMLKQWEYCGQPKVVVKAPDEETLIALLAHAKMLGLTVSLIQDAGRTQIAPGSQTVLGIGPGPADLIDKVTGHLKLY